One genomic segment of Arcobacter porcinus includes these proteins:
- a CDS encoding Opr family porin has product MKKFNLSLIAVLAISSASVIHASTLQEALKDGKVSGEVTLTTEERYFKKDIDSYYRDSAYGVGSFALKYETGVWNNLSLTSKTRAYKTIWEKSRTKPTGTGTGDATGRFYEKDGVKQTVDIESLFLEYTPNSNINVKAGRQDLNSDWMNKIHDAVKIEANFKNTSIEAIWSIRDGRVHARDYRPLEKMNGNKGVYKLGINQKFNENISATAYGLVFPDSKEIYGAKVNLAYDDTKARIHYAYSDEGKSLDKNSVKDVKSDIIDIMFSTSLFGFSPYLGYAKVSDDLAFPGYNTNEKSRESGEIIVPFEEGDYFYSRGASTIYAGIGKTIGDFNATFLYGNTKYYKDPKGQDNKKNTVDEATLWLGYKITSDLKSNLGYTYVNEKDTNIGEYNQVNLTFTYSF; this is encoded by the coding sequence ATGAAAAAATTTAATTTGAGTTTAATCGCTGTTTTAGCTATATCATCAGCTTCAGTAATACATGCTTCAACACTACAAGAAGCACTAAAAGATGGTAAAGTAAGTGGAGAAGTTACACTTACAACAGAAGAGAGATACTTCAAAAAAGATATTGACTCTTATTATAGAGATAGTGCTTATGGAGTTGGTTCTTTTGCATTAAAGTATGAAACAGGTGTTTGGAATAATTTAAGCCTAACAAGTAAAACAAGAGCATATAAAACTATATGGGAAAAAAGTAGAACAAAACCTACAGGTACAGGTACAGGTGATGCAACTGGAAGATTTTATGAAAAAGATGGTGTAAAACAGACAGTTGATATTGAATCACTATTTTTAGAATATACTCCAAATTCAAATATAAATGTTAAAGCTGGTAGACAGGATTTAAATTCTGATTGGATGAATAAAATTCATGATGCTGTAAAAATTGAAGCTAATTTCAAAAATACTTCTATTGAAGCTATTTGGTCAATAAGAGATGGTAGAGTTCATGCTAGAGATTATAGACCTTTAGAAAAAATGAATGGAAACAAAGGTGTTTATAAATTAGGTATTAATCAAAAATTCAATGAAAATATATCTGCAACTGCTTATGGTTTAGTTTTTCCAGATTCAAAAGAGATTTATGGAGCAAAAGTAAATTTAGCCTATGATGACACAAAAGCAAGAATCCACTACGCATATAGTGATGAAGGAAAATCTTTAGATAAGAATTCTGTAAAAGATGTAAAATCTGACATTATAGATATTATGTTTAGTACATCTTTATTTGGTTTCTCTCCTTATTTAGGATATGCAAAAGTTAGTGATGACTTAGCATTTCCAGGATACAATACAAATGAAAAAAGTAGAGAATCAGGAGAAATCATAGTTCCTTTTGAAGAGGGTGATTATTTTTATAGTAGAGGTGCTAGCACAATTTATGCAGGTATTGGTAAAACAATTGGTGATTTTAATGCCACTTTCCTTTATGGAAATACAAAATATTATAAAGATCCAAAAGGTCAAGATAATAAAAAGAATACTGTTGATGAAGCAACACTTTGGCTTGGGTATAAAATTACATCTGATTTAAAATCTAATTTAGGTTACACTTATGTAAATGAAAAAGATACAAATATTGGTGAGTATAATCAAGTAAATCTTACTTTTACTTACTCATTTTAA